The Mixta hanseatica genome includes a region encoding these proteins:
- the mutT gene encoding 8-oxo-dGTP diphosphatase MutT, whose protein sequence is MKHLQVAVGIIRNAQQEIFLTRRPASSHMANMWEFPGGKIEPGETPEQALKRELLEETGIAVIAATAFGNADHTYQDVRVTLHFFLVEQWQGEPWGREGQPQRWVPQRELIADEFPPANHKLVARLLAEARA, encoded by the coding sequence ATGAAACATCTTCAGGTCGCTGTTGGCATCATCCGTAATGCACAGCAGGAAATCTTTCTGACGCGCCGTCCGGCCAGTTCGCATATGGCGAATATGTGGGAATTCCCGGGTGGAAAAATTGAGCCGGGCGAAACGCCTGAGCAGGCGCTTAAACGTGAGCTGCTGGAAGAGACCGGCATCGCCGTCATCGCGGCCACCGCGTTTGGCAATGCCGATCATACCTATCAGGATGTGCGCGTAACGCTGCACTTCTTTCTGGTTGAACAATGGCAGGGTGAACCGTGGGGGCGGGAAGGGCAGCCGCAGCGCTGGGTGCCGCAGCGTGAGCTGATCGCGGACGAATTCCCGCCAGCGAATCACAAACTGGTGGCGCGCCTGCTGGCCGAAGCGCGCGCGTAA
- the yacG gene encoding DNA gyrase inhibitor YacG → MNNDITKVACPTCGKMVIWGEQSPFRPFCSKRCQLIDLGEWAAEEKRIASSNDLSDSDDWSEEDIPRH, encoded by the coding sequence ATGAACAATGATATTACTAAGGTCGCCTGCCCTACCTGCGGCAAGATGGTTATCTGGGGGGAACAAAGCCCGTTTCGTCCCTTCTGTAGCAAGCGTTGCCAGTTAATCGATTTGGGCGAATGGGCTGCTGAAGAGAAACGCATCGCCAGCAGTAACGATCTGTCAGATAGCGATGACTGGAGCGAAGAGGATATTCCTCGCCACTAA
- the zapD gene encoding cell division protein ZapD, whose translation MSKIVLFEHPLNEKMRTWLRIEFLLQQLQASVDITDHLSALTFFRNISELLDVFERGELRTEILKELERQQQKLLAWSDVPGVDTERVEALRQQLKSRASELMAAPRIGQALREDRLIALVRQRLSIPGGCCSFDLPTLHVWLHLDQSLRDTQVASWMATLDPLRQALFMILELIRQSGVFRHQTSLNGFYQDNAEGADLLRLQLALEASLYPQVSGHKTRYAIRFLPLDSERGEIPARLDFELACC comes from the coding sequence ATGAGTAAAATCGTTCTTTTCGAACATCCGTTAAATGAGAAAATGCGTACCTGGCTAAGAATTGAGTTTTTGCTTCAGCAGCTCCAGGCCAGCGTCGATATCACCGATCACCTTAGCGCCCTGACATTTTTCCGCAATATCAGCGAGCTGTTAGATGTTTTTGAGCGCGGGGAGCTGCGTACCGAAATTTTAAAAGAGCTGGAGCGTCAGCAGCAAAAACTGCTGGCATGGAGCGATGTACCGGGCGTGGACACAGAGCGCGTAGAGGCGCTGCGCCAGCAGTTAAAATCGCGCGCCAGCGAGCTAATGGCGGCGCCGCGTATCGGTCAGGCTTTGCGTGAAGATCGTCTTATAGCACTGGTGCGCCAGCGTTTGAGCATTCCTGGCGGCTGTTGCAGTTTTGATTTGCCGACGCTGCACGTCTGGCTACATCTCGACCAGTCGCTGCGAGATACACAGGTCGCCAGCTGGATGGCAACGCTGGATCCACTACGTCAGGCGTTGTTTATGATTCTGGAATTGATTCGTCAGTCCGGCGTTTTCCGCCATCAAACCAGCCTGAACGGCTTTTATCAGGATAACGCTGAAGGCGCGGATTTGCTGCGTCTGCAGCTGGCACTGGAAGCCAGTCTTTACCCGCAGGTTTCGGGCCACAAGACCCGCTATGCGATTCGTTTTTTACCACTTGATAGCGAACGTGGCGAAATCCCGGCACGTCTCGATTTCGAGCTGGCCTGTTGTTAG
- the coaE gene encoding dephospho-CoA kinase (Dephospho-CoA kinase (CoaE) performs the final step in coenzyme A biosynthesis.), producing the protein MPYTVALTGGIGSGKSTVAAAFAAYGVEIIDADIIARQVVEPGQPALSEIATRFGPAMLHADGTLNRAALRQTIFNSPADKTWLNQLLHPLIHAETRQQLAAARSPWCLWVVPLLVENRLEKLADRVLVVDVEPEVQIERTMVRDGITREQAEKIIAAQATRAARLAVADDIIENSGQPHEVLPLVAELNQRYLALAGAIKQD; encoded by the coding sequence ATGCCTTACACAGTTGCGCTGACCGGTGGAATCGGCAGTGGAAAAAGTACCGTTGCCGCAGCGTTTGCCGCGTATGGTGTAGAAATTATCGATGCGGATATCATTGCCCGTCAGGTGGTAGAGCCAGGCCAGCCCGCGCTGAGCGAAATCGCAACGCGCTTCGGTCCGGCAATGCTTCATGCGGACGGTACGCTAAATCGTGCCGCGCTGCGTCAGACTATCTTTAACTCTCCGGCTGATAAAACCTGGTTAAATCAGTTATTACATCCATTGATCCACGCTGAGACGCGTCAACAGCTGGCAGCGGCCCGCTCGCCCTGGTGCCTGTGGGTTGTGCCGCTGCTGGTGGAAAACCGCCTGGAAAAGCTGGCCGATCGCGTACTGGTGGTGGACGTCGAACCTGAGGTTCAAATTGAACGGACCATGGTACGGGATGGGATTACGCGCGAACAGGCTGAAAAAATTATTGCGGCTCAGGCCACGCGCGCGGCGCGACTGGCCGTAGCGGATGACATCATTGAAAACAGCGGGCAGCCTCATGAGGTGTTACCGCTGGTCGCCGAACTGAATCAGCGTTATCTGGCGCTGGCCGGGGCGATAAAACAGGATTAA
- a CDS encoding GMP reductase, whose protein sequence is MRIEEDLKLGFKDVLIRPKRSTLKSRSQVELSRQFTFKHSGIAWSGVPIIAANMDTVGTFRMAEVLASFDILTAVHKHYSVDEWRAFIQRVPEQVLQHVMVSTGTSDADFTKLQAILALSPALKFICIDVANGYSEHFVQFLQRAREACPDKTICAGNVVTGEMVEELILSGADIVKVGIGPGSVCTTRVKTGVGYPQLSAVIECADAAHGLGGQIVSDGGCSVPGDVAKAFGGGADFVMLGGMLAAHDECEGRVVEENGEKFMLFYGMSSESAMKRHVGGVAEYRAAEGKTVKLPLRGPVDATARDILGGLRSACTYVGAERLKELTKRTTFIRVAEQENRVFNR, encoded by the coding sequence ATGCGTATTGAAGAAGATTTAAAGCTTGGTTTTAAAGATGTACTGATTCGTCCCAAGCGTTCTACTCTGAAAAGCCGCTCACAGGTGGAGCTGAGCCGTCAGTTTACTTTTAAGCACTCCGGCATCGCCTGGTCTGGCGTCCCGATTATTGCCGCTAACATGGATACCGTGGGCACCTTCCGCATGGCGGAAGTACTGGCCAGCTTTGATATCTTAACTGCGGTGCATAAGCACTATAGCGTTGATGAATGGCGCGCCTTTATCCAGCGCGTACCAGAACAGGTTCTGCAACATGTGATGGTCTCCACCGGCACGTCAGATGCCGACTTCACTAAGCTGCAGGCGATTCTGGCGCTTTCACCCGCGCTTAAGTTTATCTGTATCGATGTAGCGAACGGCTATTCCGAACATTTTGTGCAATTTCTGCAGCGTGCGCGCGAAGCCTGCCCGGATAAAACCATCTGCGCCGGTAATGTGGTCACCGGCGAAATGGTCGAAGAGCTGATTCTCTCAGGGGCGGATATCGTAAAAGTAGGGATTGGTCCTGGCTCGGTATGCACCACGCGCGTAAAAACCGGCGTGGGTTATCCGCAGCTCTCGGCAGTGATCGAGTGCGCAGATGCCGCTCATGGCCTGGGCGGACAGATCGTCAGCGATGGTGGCTGTTCGGTGCCGGGCGACGTGGCGAAGGCCTTCGGCGGCGGCGCGGATTTCGTGATGCTCGGCGGCATGTTGGCTGCGCATGATGAATGCGAAGGGCGCGTGGTTGAAGAAAACGGCGAAAAATTTATGCTGTTTTATGGCATGAGCTCTGAGTCGGCGATGAAGCGTCACGTGGGTGGCGTAGCGGAATACCGCGCAGCCGAAGGTAAAACGGTTAAACTTCCTCTGCGCGGCCCGGTAGACGCCACGGCACGCGATATTCTCGGCGGCCTGCGCTCCGCCTGCACTTACGTAGGCGCCGAGCGGCTGAAAGAGTTAACCAAGCGCACCACCTTTATTCGCGTGGCGGAGCAGGAGAACCGCGTTTTTAACCGCTAA
- the hofC gene encoding protein transport protein HofC: protein MANCRLWHWQAMNPQGEIIMGSWLLPERQQIMAIMAQQSLLPLSCKRGRYYRARDWKAQQKIALMHQLATLLKAGLTLSVGLRLLSEGEPHAGWRALLLALQEEVAQGTPFSAALAKWPMIFPPLYAALMQVGELTGQLDRCCSQLASQQERQLRLQKKVITALRYPGFILLVALAVAVGMLLLVLPEFVAIYHAFNAPLPAFTAAVLALSAGLQRLFVPLVVALAGLFAAWRYLRKRQPGWQRHEQRCLLRIPLLATLWRGSLLSQIFTTLTLTQQAGLPLLQGLQAVEQTLTPLLWRETVQQLQQRIANGTQLHQAIADSALFTPLCRQLIKVGEESGSLDDLLARLAQWHENQTHELADTLAATLEPVMMIITGAIVGTLVIAMYLPIFNLGEAIG, encoded by the coding sequence ATGGCTAACTGTCGTCTCTGGCACTGGCAGGCAATGAATCCGCAAGGTGAAATCATCATGGGGAGCTGGCTGCTACCGGAAAGGCAGCAAATTATGGCAATAATGGCGCAGCAAAGTCTGCTGCCGCTCTCCTGTAAACGCGGCAGGTATTACCGCGCCCGGGACTGGAAGGCGCAGCAAAAAATTGCGCTGATGCATCAGCTGGCAACTCTGTTAAAGGCAGGCTTAACGCTTTCCGTTGGGCTGCGGCTGTTAAGCGAGGGCGAGCCTCATGCGGGCTGGCGCGCCCTGCTGCTGGCGCTGCAGGAAGAGGTGGCTCAGGGCACCCCTTTTTCTGCCGCGCTGGCAAAGTGGCCGATGATCTTTCCGCCGCTCTATGCGGCATTAATGCAGGTTGGTGAACTGACCGGTCAGTTGGATCGGTGCTGCTCGCAGCTGGCCAGCCAACAGGAAAGGCAGCTGCGCTTACAGAAAAAGGTGATTACGGCGCTGCGCTATCCTGGCTTTATTTTGCTGGTGGCCCTGGCGGTGGCGGTGGGCATGCTGTTATTGGTGCTGCCTGAGTTCGTGGCAATCTATCATGCGTTTAACGCGCCGCTGCCCGCTTTCACCGCTGCCGTGCTGGCGCTGTCCGCTGGCCTGCAACGGCTATTCGTTCCGCTGGTCGTGGCTCTGGCGGGGCTGTTTGCCGCGTGGCGCTATCTACGTAAGCGTCAGCCCGGCTGGCAGCGCCATGAGCAACGCTGCCTGCTGCGGATACCGCTGTTAGCAACCTTGTGGCGCGGCAGCCTGTTAAGTCAGATCTTTACTACTCTCACCTTAACGCAGCAGGCGGGTCTGCCATTGCTGCAAGGGCTACAGGCGGTTGAGCAAACCCTTACGCCACTGCTATGGCGTGAAACGGTGCAACAATTACAGCAGCGGATAGCCAACGGCACACAGCTGCATCAGGCGATCGCCGATAGCGCGCTTTTTACGCCGCTTTGTCGGCAGCTAATCAAAGTAGGTGAGGAATCGGGGTCGCTGGATGATTTGCTGGCGCGTCTGGCGCAATGGCATGAAAACCAAACGCATGAACTGGCGGATACGCTGGCGGCGACGCTGGAACCGGTAATGATGATCATTACCGGCGCCATTGTCGGGACCCTGGTGATCGCGATGTATCTGCCCATCTTTAATCTGGGCGAGGCGATCGGTTAG
- the gspE gene encoding type II secretion system protein GspE: MSEAENTLYELCRRYQALLLNQDATTITVALAGTPTPEMLEALRFTSQRSVQIERWPQARMEQYQQEESDSGESVPETITSLVDHILLQAFQRRASDIHLEPCAAGVRVRLRIDGVLQLLQTISANQQAALIARLKILGNLDIAERRLPQDGQFTLQLEGTQAAFRLSTLPVRAGEKAVIRLLQSESQDLALEKLGMPPAALTHFRHALAQPQGLILVTGPTGSGKTFTLYSGLSALNQPGSNVCSVEDPVEIPLSGVNQTQINPRAGLDFQRVLRALLRQDPDVIMLGEIRDVESAEIAVKAAQTGHLVLSTLHTNSTTETLARLRQMGIPGYLLASALRLIIAQRLVRRLCPHCRAPAEQMKTLPTPGWSGQLQTWQAAGCDHCFSGYYGRLALFEILPINSDLQTAIAENASSETLSLLAQRQSLNSLFVEGLNAVNRGETSLAEVYRVIGADHG; the protein is encoded by the coding sequence ATGAGTGAGGCTGAAAACACCCTGTACGAGTTGTGCCGCCGCTATCAGGCGCTGCTGCTAAACCAGGACGCGACGACCATTACCGTTGCGCTGGCAGGCACACCCACACCCGAGATGCTGGAAGCGCTGCGTTTTACCAGCCAGCGCAGCGTACAGATTGAGCGCTGGCCGCAGGCGCGGATGGAACAATATCAACAGGAGGAAAGCGACAGCGGGGAAAGCGTGCCGGAAACCATTACCTCATTAGTCGATCATATTCTGCTACAGGCTTTTCAGCGCCGCGCCTCAGATATTCATCTCGAACCCTGCGCGGCGGGCGTGCGGGTTCGCTTACGCATTGACGGCGTATTGCAGTTGTTGCAAACCATCAGCGCAAACCAGCAGGCGGCGCTGATCGCCCGCCTTAAAATTTTGGGCAATCTTGATATCGCTGAACGACGGCTGCCGCAGGATGGGCAATTTACGTTGCAGCTGGAGGGAACCCAGGCGGCTTTTCGGCTTTCAACCCTGCCCGTTCGCGCCGGGGAAAAAGCGGTGATTCGTCTGCTGCAAAGCGAATCGCAGGATCTGGCGCTGGAAAAACTGGGCATGCCCCCTGCCGCGTTAACGCATTTTCGCCACGCGCTGGCCCAGCCGCAGGGATTGATCCTGGTTACCGGCCCCACCGGCAGCGGCAAAACCTTTACGCTCTACAGCGGCCTGAGCGCCCTTAATCAGCCAGGAAGCAATGTGTGTAGCGTTGAGGATCCGGTGGAAATACCCTTGTCGGGCGTCAATCAAACACAGATCAATCCTCGCGCCGGGCTCGATTTTCAACGCGTATTGCGCGCCCTGCTGCGCCAGGATCCGGACGTGATTATGCTGGGTGAAATCCGTGATGTGGAAAGCGCCGAGATAGCGGTCAAGGCGGCGCAAACCGGACATCTGGTGTTATCCACTTTGCATACCAACTCCACCACTGAAACGCTCGCCCGTCTCAGGCAGATGGGCATTCCAGGTTATCTGCTGGCTTCAGCGCTGCGCCTGATTATCGCCCAACGTTTGGTACGTCGCCTTTGCCCTCACTGCCGCGCACCGGCAGAACAAATGAAGACGCTGCCTACCCCAGGCTGGAGCGGTCAACTACAAACCTGGCAGGCGGCGGGCTGCGATCACTGCTTCTCTGGTTATTATGGCCGACTGGCGCTGTTTGAAATATTGCCGATAAATAGCGACCTACAAACGGCCATTGCTGAAAACGCCAGTAGCGAAACGTTAAGCCTGCTGGCTCAGCGCCAATCGCTTAACAGCCTGTTTGTTGAAGGGCTGAACGCAGTGAACCGCGGGGAAACCTCTCTGGCAGAAGTCTATCGGGTAATAGGCGCGGATCATGGCTAA
- the ppdD gene encoding prepilin peptidase-dependent pilin, producing the protein MQQQGFTLIELMIVIGIVAILSAIGMPAYQSYLQKAALTDMLQTMLPYKTAVELCAVEHGATAGCSAGSNGVPAAKGSRYVSTVSVASGTIRLTGQESLNGLTVTLTPQWQANEGQMNWQRSCDSSNSSLQDNCRAVFRFDDSEEAE; encoded by the coding sequence ATGCAACAACAGGGATTTACGCTAATTGAACTGATGATCGTGATTGGGATCGTCGCCATACTCAGCGCTATCGGCATGCCGGCGTACCAGAGCTATCTGCAAAAGGCCGCCCTTACCGATATGCTGCAAACCATGTTGCCTTATAAAACGGCGGTGGAACTCTGCGCCGTTGAGCATGGCGCCACCGCTGGCTGTAGTGCGGGCAGCAACGGCGTGCCAGCCGCCAAAGGGTCGCGCTATGTCTCTACGGTAAGCGTCGCCTCGGGTACCATCAGGCTCACCGGGCAGGAGAGCCTGAATGGATTAACCGTGACGCTGACGCCGCAATGGCAAGCCAATGAAGGTCAGATGAACTGGCAACGCAGCTGTGACAGCAGCAACAGCAGCCTGCAAGATAACTGCCGCGCTGTTTTCCGCTTTGATGATAGTGAGGAGGCAGAATGA
- the nadC gene encoding carboxylating nicotinate-nucleotide diphosphorylase — MTQRRYNPESRRAALLSRIEDDIPASVEQALREDLGVETDADNDITASLLPADKQAQATVITREAGVFCGKRWVEEVFIQLGNQARITWYVADGDVIEPEQKLFDVAGPARLLLSAERTALNFVQTLSGIASEVKRYVTLLEGTQTRLLDTRKTLPGLRTALKYAVLCGGGENHRLGLSDAFLIKENHIIASGSIRQAVEKALWLRPDVPVEVEVETLDELEQALSAGADIVMLDNFTVEQMREAVNINQSRALLEVSGNVTDQTLRLFAETGVDYISVGALTKHVRALDLSMRFH, encoded by the coding sequence ATGACACAGCGACGTTATAATCCAGAAAGCCGACGCGCGGCGCTGCTTTCACGTATCGAAGATGATATTCCAGCTAGCGTAGAGCAGGCATTACGCGAAGATCTCGGCGTTGAAACAGATGCCGATAACGATATTACCGCCAGTCTGCTGCCTGCAGACAAACAGGCACAGGCCACCGTGATTACACGCGAAGCCGGTGTTTTCTGTGGTAAACGCTGGGTAGAGGAAGTGTTTATTCAGCTGGGAAATCAGGCACGGATCACCTGGTACGTTGCCGATGGTGACGTTATCGAACCGGAACAGAAGCTGTTTGACGTTGCCGGTCCGGCACGCCTGCTGCTTAGCGCAGAGCGTACCGCGCTTAATTTTGTCCAAACGCTCTCCGGTATCGCCAGCGAAGTGAAACGCTATGTTACGCTGCTGGAAGGCACGCAAACCCGCCTGCTGGATACGCGAAAAACCCTGCCCGGCCTGCGTACCGCCCTGAAATATGCCGTTTTATGTGGCGGCGGCGAGAACCACCGCCTCGGTTTATCCGATGCCTTTCTGATTAAAGAGAACCATATCATCGCCAGCGGATCTATTCGCCAGGCCGTTGAGAAAGCGCTGTGGCTACGCCCGGATGTGCCGGTAGAGGTTGAAGTGGAAACGCTGGATGAACTGGAGCAGGCGCTATCTGCCGGGGCCGATATTGTCATGCTGGATAACTTTACCGTTGAGCAAATGCGCGAAGCGGTAAACATCAACCAGAGCCGCGCGCTGCTGGAGGTTTCCGGTAATGTCACCGATCAGACGTTACGCCTGTTTGCGGAAACCGGCGTGGATTATATTTCGGTAGGCGCATTGACCAAACATGTCCGCGCGCTGGACCTTTCGATGCGCTTTCATTAA
- a CDS encoding amino acid deaminase: MFSLTCPQKGLPVTGRHLLTDISLPALVVHQSALEHNLHWMQALADRYGAVLAPHGKTTMTPALFRRQIAAGAWGITLATAVQSAVAAKEGIERILMANQLIGRANMQIVADMLRQYRIDFYCLVDSVENVRQLGQFFAAQQLTLQVLLELGVANGRCGCRSDAQIQALIAAVQAEPALELCGVEGYEGVISGEQPQVDDFIDRLVTVALTLKRAGAFSRAQPLVTASGSAWYDRVAQAFSQQQARDAFLTLMRPGCYLVHDHGIYQQAQQGVQARQPELKEALLPAMEIFACVQSAPEPGRVIVALGKRDIAHDDMPVPLRVWQGDAIQPVALDTRWRAVKLMDQHLFLQGPMEHSLQPGDIIAFGASHPCLTFDKWRYFCLVNEQLEVTEVLETCF, from the coding sequence ATGTTCTCTTTAACCTGCCCGCAAAAAGGCCTGCCGGTGACCGGACGGCATCTGTTAACCGATATTTCGCTGCCGGCGCTGGTGGTGCATCAAAGCGCGCTGGAGCATAACCTGCACTGGATGCAGGCCCTGGCCGATCGCTACGGCGCCGTACTGGCGCCGCATGGAAAAACCACTATGACCCCCGCGCTTTTTCGTCGCCAGATAGCGGCTGGCGCGTGGGGGATTACGCTGGCGACTGCCGTACAAAGCGCGGTTGCCGCAAAAGAAGGGATTGAGCGCATCCTGATGGCTAACCAGCTGATCGGGCGCGCCAATATGCAGATTGTGGCGGACATGCTGCGTCAGTATCGGATAGATTTTTACTGCCTGGTGGATAGCGTTGAGAACGTACGGCAGCTGGGGCAATTTTTTGCCGCGCAGCAGTTAACGCTCCAGGTGCTACTGGAGTTGGGCGTCGCCAACGGGCGCTGCGGCTGCCGTAGCGATGCGCAAATCCAGGCATTGATTGCCGCCGTACAGGCTGAACCGGCGCTGGAACTGTGCGGCGTTGAAGGCTATGAAGGGGTTATTAGCGGCGAGCAGCCGCAGGTGGATGATTTTATTGACCGCCTGGTCACGGTGGCGCTGACGTTAAAACGCGCAGGGGCTTTTAGCCGGGCGCAGCCGTTGGTTACCGCTTCCGGCTCCGCCTGGTACGACCGCGTCGCGCAGGCGTTCTCTCAACAACAGGCGCGCGATGCTTTTCTTACCCTAATGCGACCCGGCTGTTATCTGGTGCACGATCACGGCATTTATCAACAGGCGCAACAGGGCGTGCAGGCCCGTCAGCCCGAGCTGAAAGAGGCGCTGCTGCCCGCGATGGAAATTTTTGCCTGCGTGCAGTCGGCGCCGGAGCCGGGCAGGGTGATTGTGGCGCTGGGCAAGCGCGATATTGCACATGATGATATGCCGGTGCCGTTGCGCGTCTGGCAGGGCGATGCCATACAGCCGGTCGCGCTGGATACGCGCTGGCGCGCCGTTAAGTTGATGGATCAGCATCTGTTTTTACAGGGGCCGATGGAACATTCCCTGCAACCGGGAGACATTATCGCTTTTGGCGCGTCGCATCCCTGCCTGACCTTCGATAAATGGCGCTATTTCTGTCTGGTCAATGAACAGCTGGAGGTCACCGAGGTGCTGGAGACCTGTTTTTAA
- the ampD gene encoding 1,6-anhydro-N-acetylmuramyl-L-alanine amidase AmpD — MELKDGWLLGVRHVPSPHFNIRPQEEIPSLLVVHNISLPPGEFGGPWIDALFTGTLDPAAHPYFAEIAHLRVAAHCLIRRNGEIVQYVPFDKRAWHAGISCWQGRENCNDFSIGIELEGTDTQAYTDAQYHALQEVTHLLMQHYPITPAQITGHSDIAPERKTDPGPAFDWARFLRGLPDAASLHLPERNA; from the coding sequence ATGGAGTTAAAAGATGGCTGGCTATTGGGCGTTCGCCATGTGCCGTCACCGCATTTCAATATCCGCCCGCAGGAGGAGATTCCCAGCCTGCTGGTGGTGCATAACATCAGCCTGCCGCCCGGCGAGTTTGGCGGTCCCTGGATCGATGCGCTGTTTACCGGCACGCTGGATCCTGCGGCACATCCTTATTTTGCGGAGATTGCCCATCTGCGGGTCGCCGCTCACTGCCTGATCCGGCGCAATGGCGAGATCGTGCAGTATGTTCCTTTCGATAAGCGCGCCTGGCATGCGGGCATATCGTGCTGGCAGGGCCGGGAGAACTGCAATGATTTCTCGATTGGGATTGAACTGGAAGGAACCGATACGCAGGCCTATACCGATGCGCAATATCACGCTTTACAGGAGGTGACGCATCTGCTGATGCAGCATTATCCGATTACACCTGCACAAATTACCGGGCACAGTGATATCGCCCCGGAGCGTAAAACCGATCCTGGCCCGGCATTTGACTGGGCTCGCTTTCTGCGCGGCTTGCCGGATGCCGCCAGCTTACATTTACCGGAGCGGAATGCATGA
- the ampE gene encoding beta-lactamase regulator AmpE produces MTLFSLLLVLGWERLFKMGEHWQLDHRLEPFFRRRRHFSLWRTLAMTLVAMLVVLVIILSLRGLFFGVVQLLFWIVIGLLCIGAGSVRLHYHAYLKAASHGDANACGAMAEELTLIHGMPVECNQQETLKELQNALLWINYRFYLAPLFWFVVGGVYGPVLLTGYAFLRAWQSWLAKHATPLERARSGIDRILHWVDWLPVRLAGVAYALLGHGERALPAWFAALSDVRRPQYQVLTHLAQYSLERDERWDSVETPRIAVALAKKVSLVIVVVVALLTIYGTLV; encoded by the coding sequence ATGACGCTTTTTTCCTTGTTACTGGTTTTAGGGTGGGAACGCCTGTTTAAAATGGGTGAGCACTGGCAGTTGGATCATCGGCTGGAGCCGTTTTTCCGGCGACGCCGTCATTTTTCGCTATGGCGTACCCTCGCCATGACGTTGGTGGCGATGCTGGTGGTATTGGTCATTATTTTATCGCTGCGCGGATTGTTTTTCGGCGTGGTGCAACTGCTATTCTGGATCGTCATTGGGCTGCTGTGTATCGGCGCGGGCTCGGTAAGGCTGCATTACCATGCTTATCTGAAGGCGGCCAGCCACGGCGATGCCAATGCCTGTGGCGCGATGGCGGAAGAGCTTACGCTGATCCACGGCATGCCGGTAGAGTGCAATCAGCAGGAGACGTTGAAAGAGCTGCAAAACGCGCTGCTGTGGATCAATTACCGCTTTTATCTCGCGCCGCTGTTTTGGTTTGTCGTCGGCGGCGTTTACGGGCCGGTGCTGCTGACTGGCTACGCCTTTCTGCGCGCCTGGCAGAGCTGGCTGGCGAAGCATGCTACGCCGCTTGAGCGCGCCCGTTCCGGCATCGATCGTATTTTGCACTGGGTAGACTGGCTACCGGTTCGGTTGGCGGGCGTGGCGTATGCGCTGCTGGGCCATGGCGAGCGAGCGTTGCCAGCCTGGTTTGCGGCTTTAAGCGACGTGCGTCGCCCGCAGTATCAGGTATTGACTCATCTGGCGCAGTATTCGCTGGAGCGCGATGAGCGCTGGGACAGCGTGGAAACGCCACGGATAGCCGTGGCGTTAGCCAAAAAGGTCTCGCTGGTGATTGTGGTGGTGGTAGCGCTACTGACCATTTACGGCACGCTGGTTTAA